The genome window ATCTTTTCTTGGTGTGCCATTTGAAATGCCTTGACTCAGAGAGTTTCTTAAACTTTGTTTAGAGCAGGTTACAAGCAGCCCTGAAAAAGAATTTGAACCCATCCTTCAATGGCAGAGAACAGAGAATCCCATTAGTTCCCTGTGCTGCTGAAGGTTTCTTAATGTTCATCGTTGGCGTTTGTTCAAGACAGAATGCAAAGTTTGATAAACAATTGCTATGATTCATAAGGACAGTTCTAAGGAGTAGATTCAGAGAATTTCATATGGATCTAACTGAATGTAAGAACCATTGGGGTTTTGGTAGAACATGAGCTGGTAGACAAATgaccatttcctttttctttccaaaaagCTAGGATAACATGAACCTCAGACATAATGCATGGAATTAGATTGGTGACTGATCTTGCCGCAACCTAGTCTTGTCCAAAAGCAGAAGCTGATTGTGAAACTAAGATTGAGTTTGGAAAAAAACTTGATGAAAAAGAGGAAATTGAATGACACATGCAAAGGACATGATGACTGCTGAGTAAGCAGCAAGGTACAAAACAGGGCTAGTAGTTGGCTGGTTACTCACAAATGGAATAATAGGCTATGAGGGGTCATTTGTGTTGGAATGAAAGACGACATACTGTGTACAGATGCAATGCAGATTTTATAACCAGTCTTTCCTTCTCATTACTAGATGAAGgtaataaaacattctgaggagGTCCTGAAGGTAGCCCTGATCTCCAAGGACACACAGCTTGTGAGGCTTTATGACAAATTTGAGTCTAAGGAGAAGCATTTATTCAATGAAGCATTTCAACCAGACAGCATTTTGTTCAAGCCCATCACGCTTCATTCTGATTCGGATTGGATCTCCTCGCACCCAGAGCCCACCCAAGATTTTGCACAGTTTTATCATGACCCTTGCAGAAGTATACCATCTCCCCAGAAGAGTCACATTTATATCAAACCCATTGGTAATGCCTACCTGACCAACTGAAGAAATCAGATTTGTTATTGATAAAGTGTTCAGACCAAGTTATACAAATCCTTAACAAGTCTCATTCTTGAaatgcacaattttaaaaatgggtcttGTTGCATTTTCTTTGGCTTGGGGagccagcctgaaaatgttggaACCAGACTAATTTTTCAGACTTCAGGGTTTTGTATATGAATGACCACATTTTTGAAATCGTTGCTACCATGACAGCTAAACTTGGCTTTACTGTTTCTTGTGATTTTATTAAAGCTATGGCAAAAGAAtttttgtatataaataaataccggAGTAGCCCTGGTTGTCAACACCACAACTAAATTCTAATCTCTAACCCTCTTCACAATTTCTCATAATTTCATTATTACTTTGTAAACTCCATATAattgaatattggagccagtataAGAAGCAACTGGTTAATAAGTAAATTTATCTACTACCAACGAAGGATATAAAGTTAAGAAATAAAGCAACAAGTATATAAAGCAACAAATAAAGCATGCACATGTGTTTTTATGTCATACAAAACTGATGAGAAGTGATTTGTGCTTATGATGATCTCTGAGAACCACTACAGTGAAATCATAGCTAAAAATATTAGGCACAATGGCAATTGGCACTTGAAATTTGTCAAGACCTGCATCTGAGACAGTTAAGGTTTTATCCACCCAACTTTTTCACACTGATTTGTATTTTTAAgattctttgtatctctgcctcataGGTTATAGGGCATATTTTAAGGTGCACACTCAGTTCAAGCAAGGCATCTGCCAAATCTGTTGGTTCTTCTTACCAGTACCTGCTTGAACACTGTGTGATCTAAAACGCACACGTTCTTCTGCAGATTGCAGAGGAAGATTAGTGGTGCTGCCGGGCAtgctttaaaattttatttgagTAGTTTGATAAATTTTATGGAGCAAATGGTTCAGCATTATCTTAAAGCATTTTCATAACTCCCTGTCTTCATAATCCCCTGAACTGTCTTCGGCAGGTTCTTTTGGAGATTCTAGAGTCAGTACAGATGTCTACATGAGATGGCTGAAGGATTACTGTGAAGCCTTTTACAGTGGCCTGACTGTAAGAATCTTGGGGCCAGAACCAGTTTCGCAAACAAATTGTGCTTTTCGAGTCAATGAATACACACACAATCTACAGATCCATGCAGGTACtaagaataaataaaacacagcTAGACTGGACATTTTTTCATGACTTGAATCAATTTTGACAATTATGCTTGATAAATCTAAGCAGTTTTAGAGAGGTAATATGGCAGAAGAAAGAATGGGTGTGCATATTATATTTTATCTGATCAgaagacacatttttaaaagtatcttgTGTTATTTTTCAAAATCTGGTAGCCTTTATGTCAGTTTCATGATTTGGAGCCTTTGGGACTGAATACCCTGCTATCCTGTTGTTTGACTCTTGATAATAAAGAAAGAATTGATGTTAGCATTTCAACCTTATGGATGTTGGCAAAGAACATCAATTCTACCAGTGCAAGATAGATTATATCCTAAATGGACACTTTCTAGGATTATACTCCGTGTTGCTTGTTCCTGATCTACCATATATATGTTAATTTATCAGTCACTGTGCCTTTAAAAGCAGCTGGGTGTATATAAGCTGGCAGGACAGGAAATCCTGTTGATTTCTGTGCTGTCAAAAGTTTCACTTGCTAGCATATAAAGCTAAAAGGCACACATAATTTTCATTTTATAACAATATTACCCTTTGCCCTCTAGATACTGTTTATCCATCTCATCATGTTCCTGGTTCCTGTTCTTTGTGTTTGTATACATATAGCATGTGTATTAGGGATGGTATAGTAATTTGGTGTATGTTGTTTATACAGGGCACCTCTTGAAatacttaaagaaaaaaaagcctaAGGACGCTTTTTGCATTGTAGGAATAACAATGATAGATCTTTATCCAAGAGACTCTTGGAATTTTGTCTTCGGACAAGCCTCTTTATCTGAAGGTATGTCAATGTTTACTACTCCGTGTTTAGGCCAATGAGACATGTGGCTGGATACTTTTGATACTATGATAAACTTCTATTCCTAGCATGAGGCAACCCTAAGATTGCTCATGAGGAAAATATTACTTCGGCCACTCTGAAAATGCTCTCACTGTGGACTGGGAAAATGACCATTTTTAAATTTGTCAGGTCAGAGCTCAGAGAAAATTTGTTTTGTGAGTTTGAAGTAGAAATTGACTGCACAGCAATGATTGACAGTTCTGTGATAGCTCAAACTCAAATCTTTCTCTttcacaccatttccccccactcttaGAGTAATTTGTCAGCCTTCATAGTAAGGCACATAAAACAAAAGGGCTGCTTTAAAAATCAAGCACTTTGGAACATAGATATATTTTATGTATGTGAAACATAagtaatgccttttaaaaatgtgaactaAAAGCACCTTGGAGAGAGGAGCAAAACTGACAAATAAATCAGTGTTCAATTCATGAATAAGTACCTCTGTTATTTGTATTGTGAAAGTAAAAGCAAAGAATACTGGTCTGGCAACGTATTGGAACTCCTGTTTGTGTGGTTATTTGTATGCAGCTTAATTTATTCTATTCAACCTCTCCCAGTTGTTCTAGAAGGACTGTTGTGTGTGTTGCAGCAAAATAATGTTACTGCTTCATGCAGTGAAGATCTTCAGGTGGGCAGATGTTTGTGTTCTCAAGATCTTTATTTGTGGGAGCTACTGTACACTTGTTGACCACAAGGGGTCGGTAATAGCACATTTGAAGTATTTCTGGAAAGTAGATATCATAAACCTAGCACTCTTTAGGACTGCATTTAAACTTTATAAGTTACAGTTTATTTACTGTACAAACAAAGCTGAAATCCTTGGGCTTATGCATTTTCTGTGCCTTCAGAAGCGATGCAGAGATAGAAAAGTTTTTAAAGCAGGAAATGGACAAACTATCTGGTGTTTGCTGCAGTGTCCGTATTTGGGTGTTGTAAATTTGTTTCTCATTTACAAATAAGGGTTCCAAATCATAATTTATGCATATAACCATTACTATTACCAGTATGCATCATAATTTAATTTCATATTTGTATCTTGGGGTTTCTCCCAGGAGTTCAGGGCagtgtataagaacataagaacataagaacaagccagctggatcagaccaaagtccatctagtccagctctctgctactcgcagtggcccaccaggtgcctttgggagctcacatgtaggatgtgaacgcaatggccttctgcggctgttgctcccgatcacctggtctgttaaggcatttgcaatctcagatcaaggaggatcaagattggtagccataaatcgacttctcctccataaatctgtccaagccccttttaaagctatccaggttagtggccatcaccacctcctgtggcagcatattccaaacaccaatcaccaatgaagaagtgtttccttttattagtcctaattcttccccccagcattttcaatgaatgccccctggttctagtattgtgagaaagagagaaaaatttctctctgtcaacattttcaccccatgcataattttgtagacttcaatcatatcccccctcagccgcctcctctccaaactaaagagtcccaaacgctgcagcctctcctcatagggaaggtgctccagtccctcaatcatccctgttgcccttctctgcactttttctatctcctcaatatcctttttgagatgcggcgaccagaactggacacagtactccaagtgcggtcgcaccactgctttatataagggcatgacaatctttgcagttttattatcaattccttttctaatgatccccagcatagagtttgccttttttacagctgccatgcattgagttgacattcccatggaactatcaactaagacgcctaaatccctttcc of Sphaerodactylus townsendi isolate TG3544 linkage group LG03, MPM_Stown_v2.3, whole genome shotgun sequence contains these proteins:
- the AMZ2 gene encoding archaemetzincin-2; its protein translation is MKVIKHSEEVLKVALISKDTQLVRLYDKFESKEKHLFNEAFQPDSILFKPITLHSDSDWISSHPEPTQDFAQFYHDPCRSIPSPQKSHIYIKPIGSFGDSRVSTDVYMRWLKDYCEAFYSGLTVRILGPEPVSQTNCAFRVNEYTHNLQIHAGHLLKYLKKKKPKDAFCIVGITMIDLYPRDSWNFVFGQASLSEGIGIFSFARYDSDFYSVNYKGKLKATKKLSPTNYSVFDDYYTPEVTSILLLRSCKTLTHEIGHIFGLHHCQWLQCVMQGSNHLEESDRRPLDLCPICLRKLQSALGFNITERYKALKRWMEEESNGTEAELSSEAQLGFQKPVEAFKESYDWIVKCLEVLQK